In Microbacterium foliorum, the following proteins share a genomic window:
- the glf gene encoding UDP-galactopyranose mutase, which translates to MDLLVVGSGFFGLTIAERAANAGRKVTVIDRRHHIGGNAYSEAEPETGIEVHRYGAHLFHTSNATVWEYVNRFTSFTNYVHRVYTTHKGTVFPMPVNLGTINQFFQSAYTPDQARALVREQAGEFDVKTAANFEEKGIALVGRPLFEAFFRDYTAKQWQTDPQKLSGDIISRLPVRYTYDNRYFNDTWEGLPTDGYTAWIERMADHPNIEVKLNVDYFDENQPLNKKATVGQLPIIYTGPVDRYFDYTAGALSWRTLDFEQEVLNIGDFQGTSVMNYPDMDVPYTRIHEFKHFHPERKDVYESDKTVIMREFSRFANREDEPYYPVNTPTDRDGLLAYRELAKGEKDVHFGGRLGTYQYLDMHMAIGSALSLWNNSLS; encoded by the coding sequence ATGGATCTTCTTGTCGTCGGGTCGGGCTTCTTCGGCCTCACCATCGCAGAACGCGCCGCCAACGCCGGCCGCAAGGTCACGGTCATCGACCGTCGCCACCACATCGGCGGGAACGCCTACAGTGAGGCCGAGCCTGAGACGGGCATCGAGGTCCACCGATACGGCGCCCACCTGTTCCACACGTCGAACGCCACGGTGTGGGAGTACGTCAACCGGTTCACGAGCTTCACGAACTACGTGCACCGGGTCTACACGACGCACAAGGGAACTGTCTTCCCGATGCCGGTCAACCTCGGAACCATCAACCAGTTCTTCCAGTCGGCCTATACGCCCGACCAGGCGCGGGCCCTCGTGCGCGAGCAGGCGGGGGAGTTCGACGTCAAGACGGCGGCCAACTTCGAGGAGAAGGGCATCGCTCTCGTCGGCCGTCCTCTGTTCGAGGCCTTCTTCCGGGACTACACCGCCAAGCAGTGGCAGACCGACCCGCAGAAGCTGTCCGGCGACATCATCAGCCGGCTCCCCGTGCGTTACACCTACGACAACCGCTACTTCAACGACACGTGGGAAGGGCTGCCGACAGACGGCTACACCGCGTGGATCGAGCGGATGGCCGATCACCCCAACATCGAGGTGAAGCTGAACGTCGACTACTTCGACGAGAATCAGCCGCTGAACAAGAAGGCGACAGTCGGGCAGCTGCCCATCATCTACACGGGCCCCGTGGACCGCTACTTCGACTACACGGCGGGCGCTCTCAGCTGGCGCACGCTCGACTTCGAGCAGGAGGTGCTGAACATCGGCGACTTCCAGGGCACCAGCGTGATGAACTACCCCGACATGGACGTGCCGTACACGCGCATCCACGAGTTCAAGCACTTCCACCCGGAGCGCAAGGACGTCTACGAATCCGACAAGACCGTCATCATGCGCGAGTTCTCCCGTTTCGCGAACCGCGAGGACGAGCCGTACTACCCCGTGAACACGCCGACGGACCGCGACGGGCTGCTCGCGTACCGTGAGCTCGCGAAGGGCGAGAAGGACGTGCACTTCGGCGGACGCCTCGGCACCTACCAGTACCTCGACATGCACATGGCCATCGGCTCGGCGCTGTCGCTGTGGAACAACTCGCTCTCGTAG
- a CDS encoding ABC transporter ATP-binding protein encodes MTVAIEARDLGVRFRRNRRGRQNFKDLFAPAARRARSGEFWALRDVSFTVQQGESIGVVGRNGQGKSTLLRLVANVLLPDEGAVKVKGGVAPLIEITGGFVGDLTVRENVALMAGLHGMPRDAVAERYDGMIAFAELAGFEDTPYKHLSNGMKVRLAFSVVSQLDEPILLVDEVLAVGDKAFRDKCYKRIDELLAEGRTLFFVSHSERDLRRFCTRGLYLDKGGLVLDGPIADVLDRYNADYNRG; translated from the coding sequence ATGACCGTCGCGATCGAGGCCAGAGATCTGGGTGTCCGCTTCCGCCGCAACCGCCGTGGGCGCCAGAACTTCAAAGACCTTTTCGCCCCTGCGGCGCGGCGGGCGCGCTCCGGAGAGTTCTGGGCCTTGCGTGACGTCTCGTTCACGGTGCAGCAGGGGGAGTCGATCGGCGTCGTCGGGCGCAACGGCCAGGGCAAGTCCACGCTGCTCCGTCTCGTCGCGAACGTACTGCTCCCCGACGAGGGGGCTGTGAAGGTGAAAGGTGGAGTCGCTCCTCTGATCGAGATCACGGGCGGGTTCGTGGGCGACCTGACCGTGCGCGAGAACGTCGCGTTGATGGCCGGACTGCATGGAATGCCGCGGGACGCGGTCGCCGAGCGCTACGACGGCATGATCGCCTTCGCGGAGCTGGCGGGCTTCGAGGACACCCCGTACAAGCACCTGTCGAACGGCATGAAGGTACGTCTGGCGTTCTCGGTCGTGTCGCAGCTCGACGAGCCGATCCTGCTCGTCGACGAGGTGCTCGCCGTCGGAGACAAGGCGTTCCGTGACAAGTGCTACAAGCGCATCGACGAGCTCCTCGCCGAGGGGCGCACGCTCTTCTTCGTCAGCCACAGCGAGCGCGACCTCCGCCGCTTCTGCACCCGCGGTCTCTACCTCGACAAGGGTGGGCTCGTTCTCGACGGTCCGATCGCAGACGTCCTCGACAGGTACAACGCCGACTACAACCGCGGCTGA
- a CDS encoding acyltransferase family protein: MNPTRPTWLRPPAPDSARPLTHRADIDGLRALAILLVVAYHVWLGRVSGGVDVFLMVSAFFLTASFVRRLESQRPLALGPFWLRRFRRLLPAAAVTIVGVLGVALAMYPQTEWPRVWTEAWSSLFYVENWTLALSEVDYYARESVTPSPFQHFWSLSVQGQVFILWPLIIAGVWVVLRRRQRLIVPALALVFGVIFVVSLGFSVVETMRAQSFAYFDTRTRLWEFAAGSLVAIALPHIRVRPWLGAVFGWVGIVGIVMCGIVLDVQGGFPGYLALWPVVCTALVIIAGRDRPRGGPAVVLESAPLRYVSRDAYALYLVHWPVLVTWMMLSGRSEPGWSAGLGIVLVSLVLARLVSMLVERPIRDSAVLDRSHRLGALVLAAFVLIVAAPLAAWQLTIEQREAALLASDTGGYPGAAQIDTPIDLSGADLPLIPLATALDEEWVDLKSSCEGELEPVEPVLQGSCAQTANAGDSDAWRVLVMGDSHAQQLMSPLTVVADQQGWGIVALLKGGCAIGIGAPTWSAAGPPCEEWRAAAIEYATRVQPDAVYLVVTRATPASPEVLVEGIREIAEELTASGIQVIAVRDNPRFDVDMYECALDESEVAPGAAAASCDVPEPGFAIGEDLDDLAAAEGVIAVDFRPWLCPEGVCRASIGNIAVYIDDNHISDTYGRTLAPMLQGMLEVGGPLGAEAG, from the coding sequence ATGAATCCGACGCGACCGACATGGCTTCGGCCTCCCGCCCCTGACTCCGCGCGCCCTCTGACACACCGCGCCGACATCGACGGTCTCCGAGCGCTCGCGATCCTGCTCGTGGTGGCGTACCACGTATGGCTGGGCCGCGTCTCGGGCGGAGTCGACGTCTTCCTGATGGTCTCCGCGTTCTTCCTCACCGCGTCGTTCGTGCGGCGGCTCGAGTCGCAGCGCCCGCTTGCCCTCGGTCCGTTCTGGCTGCGCCGGTTCCGACGGCTGCTGCCCGCGGCCGCCGTGACGATCGTCGGCGTGCTCGGCGTCGCACTCGCGATGTATCCGCAGACCGAGTGGCCGCGCGTCTGGACCGAGGCCTGGTCGAGCCTCTTCTACGTCGAGAACTGGACTCTCGCCCTGTCGGAGGTCGACTACTACGCGCGCGAGTCCGTCACGCCCAGTCCGTTCCAGCACTTCTGGTCGTTGTCGGTCCAAGGGCAGGTCTTCATCCTCTGGCCGCTGATCATCGCGGGGGTGTGGGTGGTGCTCCGCCGACGACAGCGCCTGATCGTTCCTGCCCTGGCTCTCGTGTTCGGTGTGATCTTCGTCGTCTCGCTCGGGTTCTCGGTGGTCGAGACGATGCGAGCCCAGTCGTTCGCCTACTTCGACACACGCACACGACTGTGGGAGTTCGCGGCCGGCTCGCTCGTCGCGATCGCGCTTCCCCACATCCGCGTTCGACCGTGGCTCGGGGCGGTCTTCGGATGGGTCGGGATCGTCGGCATCGTGATGTGCGGAATCGTGCTCGACGTGCAGGGAGGGTTTCCCGGGTATCTCGCCCTGTGGCCGGTGGTCTGCACGGCGCTCGTCATCATCGCCGGGCGCGACCGCCCGCGTGGCGGACCTGCGGTGGTGTTGGAGTCAGCGCCACTGCGTTACGTCTCACGAGACGCCTATGCGCTTTATCTCGTCCACTGGCCCGTCCTCGTGACCTGGATGATGTTGAGTGGCCGTTCCGAGCCGGGGTGGTCGGCCGGCCTCGGAATCGTCCTCGTGTCGCTCGTGCTCGCCAGGCTCGTGTCGATGCTGGTCGAGCGACCGATTCGGGACTCAGCCGTCCTCGATCGCTCGCATCGTCTCGGTGCGCTCGTTCTCGCGGCATTCGTCCTCATCGTCGCCGCGCCGCTCGCCGCATGGCAGCTGACGATCGAGCAGCGTGAGGCAGCGCTGCTGGCCAGCGACACCGGCGGATACCCGGGGGCGGCGCAGATCGACACCCCGATCGACCTCTCGGGCGCCGATCTGCCGCTGATCCCGCTGGCCACAGCACTCGATGAGGAATGGGTGGATCTGAAGAGCAGCTGCGAGGGCGAGCTCGAGCCCGTCGAGCCGGTGCTGCAGGGCAGCTGCGCGCAGACCGCGAATGCGGGGGACTCGGACGCATGGCGGGTGCTCGTGATGGGGGACTCGCACGCGCAACAGCTCATGTCGCCCCTCACCGTTGTCGCCGATCAGCAGGGGTGGGGCATCGTCGCCCTGCTGAAGGGCGGATGCGCGATCGGCATCGGAGCACCGACCTGGTCGGCCGCGGGCCCGCCGTGCGAGGAGTGGCGTGCCGCTGCGATCGAGTATGCGACGAGGGTGCAGCCCGATGCCGTGTACCTCGTCGTGACTCGGGCGACCCCTGCGTCTCCCGAGGTGCTCGTGGAGGGGATCCGAGAGATCGCCGAGGAACTCACTGCCAGCGGGATCCAGGTGATCGCCGTGCGAGACAATCCGCGCTTCGATGTCGACATGTACGAGTGCGCCCTCGACGAATCCGAGGTCGCGCCGGGCGCTGCTGCGGCGTCGTGCGATGTTCCCGAACCCGGGTTCGCCATCGGGGAGGACCTCGACGATCTGGCGGCGGCCGAAGGGGTCATCGCCGTGGACTTCCGACCCTGGCTGTGCCCCGAGGGCGTGTGTCGGGCATCGATCGGCAATATCGCCGTGTACATCGACGACAATCACATCTCCGACACGTACGGGCGCACTCTCGCTCCCATGCTGCAGGGAATGCTGGAGGTCGGAGGACCCCTCGGCGCCGAGGCGGGCTGA
- a CDS encoding ABC transporter permease, with translation MSHTAAGAPGTPRRYLHSLWLLSARDLKVRYSTSLLGYLWSVLDPLVMSVIYWFVFTQIFNRDVGEDPYIVFLISALLPWVWFNTSVTDFTRAFKKDAKLVRSTAIPRSIWVNRIVLSKGVEFLFSLPVLAAFVIINLVVEQDPAHTVQIGWGILWVPVAVFLQTVLLVGLGLLVAPLCVLFVDLERTTALILRVMFYATPIIYNVTDLPGIFQTLGAFNPLAGIFMLYRMPFFPDQWNLFTLLVSVAMTLVILALGVWTFRSLERTVLKELG, from the coding sequence GTGAGTCACACTGCTGCCGGGGCGCCCGGAACGCCCCGGCGCTATCTGCATTCCCTCTGGCTGCTGTCGGCGAGGGACCTCAAGGTGCGGTACTCGACGAGCCTGCTCGGGTACCTGTGGTCGGTGCTCGATCCGCTCGTGATGAGCGTGATCTACTGGTTCGTCTTCACGCAGATCTTCAACCGCGATGTCGGTGAGGATCCGTACATCGTGTTCCTCATCAGCGCCCTGCTGCCCTGGGTGTGGTTCAACACGTCGGTCACGGACTTCACTCGTGCGTTCAAGAAGGACGCGAAGCTGGTGCGCTCGACCGCGATCCCTCGATCGATCTGGGTCAATCGCATCGTGTTGAGCAAGGGAGTCGAGTTCCTCTTCTCCCTGCCCGTGCTCGCGGCGTTCGTGATCATCAACCTGGTGGTGGAGCAGGACCCCGCCCACACCGTCCAGATCGGCTGGGGAATCCTCTGGGTTCCGGTCGCCGTGTTCCTGCAGACGGTCCTCCTCGTAGGCCTGGGGCTGCTGGTCGCCCCGCTCTGCGTCCTCTTCGTCGATCTGGAGCGCACGACGGCTCTGATCCTGCGCGTCATGTTCTATGCGACTCCGATCATCTACAACGTCACAGACCTTCCCGGCATCTTCCAGACCCTCGGTGCGTTCAATCCGCTCGCCGGGATCTTCATGCTGTACCGGATGCCGTTCTTCCCCGACCAGTGGAACCTCTTCACGCTGCTCGTCAGCGTGGCGATGACCCTCGTCATTCTTGCGCTCGGCGTGTGGACGTTCCGGTCCCTCGAGCGCACCGTGCTGAAGGAGCTGGGATGA
- a CDS encoding acyltransferase family protein — MSASLRTADALIAAPKARVFRTDIQALRAVAIGLVVLNHLWPSRLPGGYVGVDVFFVISGFLITGHLVGEMRRTGGVRLGAFYARRIRRLLPAAMLVLAVSLVFLVVFLPYPRWERGAWEVAASAGYVENWFLASMSVNYSALNDAASVVQHYWSLSVEEQFYIVWPLLLLAALAVSRRTAGPSTRRGTRRRTTNALILVVAVVSIVSFAASVIYTSVAPPQAYFATFTRGWEFAVGGAIALFGSRIPLGRTAADIVSLLGFALIVFAALVYDHTTAFPGYTALVPVLGTAAVILAGERFASLWHAKVTALRSVQWVGGISYSLYLWHWPLIVVAPFVIGGEATTLSKIAVLAIALVLAALTKRFVEDAGQTWGYWRGSSRRAFGLMVAGMIVIAALVAGVLASYSARVEADGPPDDLLASTCEGPSALAPGAECADPFGAADYSVMTKKNEYFYTPEECGEFLPILAYGDLRTTHECDFSGGAADPTRVWLIGDSHAQQWQGAVFDIAEKNGWIVDTSYYGGCPVADVDFIGFRSAWGIADVERCREWSRDLAETVTEDGPDLVITAMASRLQLVDDGSDRPQIDQMSQGLLEYWKRWNDAGIKVLALADPPFNAEVRSPDCVLHNSDEPQSCARPRAEAHPADPMVAAGAAAGSESISVLDLTDRFCDANSCYAVVGGIPVYYDADHLNLEFARLLGPDIEAAAERLLTQSR, encoded by the coding sequence GTGAGCGCGTCGTTGCGGACCGCGGATGCTCTCATCGCGGCGCCGAAAGCGCGGGTCTTCCGAACCGACATCCAGGCGCTCCGCGCCGTCGCCATCGGCTTGGTCGTGCTCAACCACCTCTGGCCGTCGCGCCTGCCCGGCGGGTATGTGGGCGTCGATGTCTTCTTCGTGATCTCCGGCTTCCTCATCACAGGACACCTCGTGGGAGAGATGAGGCGCACCGGGGGAGTGCGACTCGGGGCGTTCTACGCCCGACGTATCCGGCGCCTGCTCCCGGCGGCGATGCTCGTGCTCGCAGTGTCGCTCGTGTTTCTCGTCGTGTTCCTTCCCTACCCTCGGTGGGAGCGCGGAGCCTGGGAGGTCGCGGCGAGTGCGGGGTACGTCGAGAACTGGTTCCTGGCATCGATGTCGGTCAACTACTCGGCGCTCAATGATGCGGCGAGCGTCGTGCAGCACTATTGGTCGCTCTCGGTCGAGGAGCAGTTCTACATCGTCTGGCCTCTGCTGCTGCTCGCAGCGCTCGCCGTGTCTCGGCGCACCGCAGGACCCAGCACGCGTCGCGGAACGAGGAGGAGGACGACCAACGCGCTGATCCTGGTCGTTGCGGTGGTGAGCATCGTCTCCTTCGCCGCCAGTGTCATCTACACGAGCGTCGCGCCGCCTCAGGCGTACTTCGCGACCTTCACGCGCGGATGGGAATTCGCCGTCGGTGGCGCGATCGCGCTCTTCGGAAGCCGGATACCTCTCGGGCGCACTGCCGCCGACATCGTCAGCCTGCTCGGGTTCGCCCTCATCGTCTTCGCCGCGCTCGTCTACGATCACACGACAGCTTTTCCCGGGTACACCGCACTGGTGCCCGTGCTCGGCACCGCGGCGGTGATCCTCGCCGGCGAGAGATTCGCGTCGCTCTGGCATGCGAAGGTCACGGCCCTGCGTTCCGTGCAGTGGGTCGGCGGCATCTCCTACTCGTTGTATCTGTGGCATTGGCCGTTGATCGTCGTCGCGCCGTTCGTCATCGGGGGCGAGGCGACCACCCTGTCGAAGATCGCGGTGCTCGCGATCGCGCTCGTGCTGGCCGCGCTGACGAAGAGGTTCGTCGAGGACGCCGGCCAGACCTGGGGTTACTGGCGTGGCTCCTCGCGCCGTGCGTTCGGGCTCATGGTCGCCGGGATGATCGTCATCGCTGCTCTCGTGGCCGGCGTCCTCGCCTCGTACAGTGCGCGGGTCGAGGCAGACGGGCCACCCGACGATCTCCTCGCATCGACGTGCGAGGGCCCCTCGGCGCTCGCACCGGGGGCGGAGTGCGCCGACCCTTTCGGGGCCGCGGACTATTCGGTGATGACGAAGAAGAACGAGTACTTCTACACCCCTGAGGAGTGCGGTGAGTTCCTGCCGATCCTCGCTTACGGAGATCTGAGGACGACGCACGAGTGCGACTTCTCGGGCGGTGCAGCGGATCCGACGCGGGTCTGGCTGATCGGTGACTCGCACGCGCAGCAGTGGCAGGGGGCCGTGTTCGACATCGCCGAGAAGAACGGCTGGATCGTCGACACCAGCTACTACGGAGGGTGCCCCGTGGCCGATGTCGACTTCATCGGATTCCGCAGCGCGTGGGGCATCGCCGACGTCGAGAGGTGTCGCGAGTGGTCCCGCGACCTCGCCGAGACCGTCACCGAGGATGGCCCCGACCTCGTCATCACCGCGATGGCATCTCGGCTTCAGCTGGTGGACGACGGGAGCGACAGACCGCAGATCGATCAGATGTCGCAGGGGCTGCTGGAGTACTGGAAGCGCTGGAACGACGCGGGTATCAAGGTGCTCGCGCTCGCGGATCCTCCCTTCAACGCCGAGGTCAGGAGCCCCGACTGCGTCCTCCACAACTCCGACGAGCCGCAATCCTGTGCGCGTCCTCGCGCTGAGGCGCACCCCGCCGACCCGATGGTCGCCGCCGGTGCGGCGGCCGGATCGGAATCCATCAGCGTGCTGGACCTGACCGACCGCTTCTGCGACGCGAACTCGTGCTACGCCGTGGTGGGCGGCATCCCGGTCTACTACGACGCGGATCACCTCAACCTCGAGTTCGCCAGGCTGCTCGGACCCGATATCGAAGCAGCGGCCGAGCGACTGCTGACGCAGAGCAGATAG
- a CDS encoding cytidylyltransferase domain-containing protein, with product MTRIGIITQARMTSSRLPGKVLIPVGGRSMLDHHIDRLVTADLPVILATTTNAADDSLAALGHARGVEVFRGSEVDVLSRFAGAASSAGLDVVVRVTSDCPLIDPALIAEGVRRFVDLDDPHAHVSNVLERTYPRGFDFEVFSASALADADRNAAEPAEREHVTPYLYAGRSPRSSIHSITRQIDASRYRVTLDTPEDLTVIRALIEDHGAAVLDVSEIVAVLDAHPELAAVNAHVEQKKLGE from the coding sequence TTGACGCGCATCGGGATCATCACCCAGGCGCGGATGACCAGCAGCCGCCTTCCGGGCAAAGTGCTGATCCCCGTCGGCGGCCGGTCGATGCTCGATCACCATATCGACAGGCTCGTCACCGCAGATCTGCCCGTGATCCTCGCCACCACGACGAACGCCGCTGACGACTCTCTCGCGGCCCTGGGGCACGCGCGAGGGGTCGAGGTCTTCCGCGGCAGCGAGGTCGACGTGCTGAGTCGGTTCGCGGGGGCGGCATCTTCCGCGGGGCTCGATGTCGTCGTCCGAGTGACCTCGGACTGCCCTCTGATCGACCCCGCGCTGATCGCTGAAGGCGTCCGCCGGTTCGTCGATCTCGATGATCCTCACGCCCACGTCTCCAACGTCCTCGAGCGGACATACCCGCGCGGGTTCGACTTCGAGGTCTTCTCTGCGTCCGCCCTCGCCGACGCCGACAGGAACGCCGCCGAGCCGGCCGAGCGCGAACACGTCACGCCGTACCTCTACGCAGGACGTTCACCGCGTTCGAGCATCCATTCGATCACCCGACAGATCGATGCTTCACGCTACAGAGTGACCCTGGACACCCCCGAGGACCTGACTGTCATCCGGGCGCTCATCGAGGACCACGGTGCCGCCGTGCTGGACGTCTCCGAGATCGTGGCCGTCCTCGACGCCCATCCGGAGCTCGCCGCGGTCAACGCGCACGTGGAGCAGAAGAAACTCGGCGAATGA